Proteins encoded within one genomic window of Triticum aestivum cultivar Chinese Spring chromosome 2D, IWGSC CS RefSeq v2.1, whole genome shotgun sequence:
- the LOC123049662 gene encoding uncharacterized protein: MTVPVSLLVSSGLCVGVSACVPTGLAFHASFALSLVYLVRVLSPELVDGFFGLVDAVVQEDLRNARAFFRDDPLIAPIYACAEEQARRAHAFAAEAIDGLERKARAQLSSLMEAAVAAFLWLRLAAGVTNLLATVLITAALNEAKSRAPSVLRWRGVKGFRPPPREEAEAVAAAANSRTSRGTTVLVAWISAIVAYCTLVFTINGICNGITSFAMCFPCFAALCGFALMEAERVYLWDSYVIDTRGGGSNTANPRRRAGNAAGGAITEKDMRDAWECLWFVIIMMHCIDACFLGLMLGKRPFVLASLAIYNVAALASARKAYLTTDEGEDADGAHVNVNKWHNAAMTVLAIDVAKVVATYVVLDFYLGALLFVSLGAKAVFLLDRAIYLSDEGASGDDDSNLEGAGLAGEVAGETEGSDDDTQEVADLAGDVAGDAEGSDDIGAENSSDIAVSEHEEEEDSATEKHSDVSDSEEQRRAESDYSSSSVDDWTFVGADPMMPTNVNGGANRRFGFLP; this comes from the coding sequence ATGACGGTCCCGGTGTCGCTCCTCGTCTCGTCGGGTCTCTGCGTCGGCGTGTCGGCGTGCGTGCCCACGGGCCTCGCGTTCCACGCCTCCTTCGCGCTCTCCCTCGTCTACCTCGTGCGCGTCCTGTCGCCGGAGCTCGTCGACGGCTTCTTCGGCCTGGTGGACGCCGTCGTGCAGGAAGACCTGCGCAACGCCCGCGCCTTCTTCAGAGATGACCCCTTGATCGCGCCCATCTACGCCTGCGCCGAGGAGCAAGCGCGCCGCGCCCACGCGTTTGCCGCGGAGGCGATCGATGGCCTGGAGAGGAAGGCGAGGGCGCAGCTGAGCAGCCTGATGGAGGCGGCGGTCGCGGCGTTCCTTTGGCTCCGTCTGGCCGCCGGAGTAACCAATCTTCTGGCGACCGTCCTGATCACCGCTGCGCTCAACGAAGCGAAAAGCCGAGCGCCGTCGGTCCTGAGGTGGAGGGGCGTGAAGGGGTTCAGACCGCCGCCGAGagaggaggcggaggcggtggcggcggcggcgaactcccGCACCAGTCGTGGCACCACGGTGCTCGTCGCATGGATCTCGGCGATCGTCGCGTACTGCACGCTAGTGTTCACCATCAACGGCATCTGCAACGGCATCACGTCGTTCGCGATGTGCTTCCCATGCTTCGCCGCGCTCTGCGGCTTTGCGCTCATGGAGGCCGAGAGGGTTTACCTGTGGGACTCGTACGTCATCGATACCAGGGGCGGCGGCAGCAACACGGCCAATCCAAGACGGCGAGCCGGCAATGCCGCGGGTGGAGCAATCACGGAGAAGGACATGCGGGACGCGTGGGAGTGCCTCTGGTTCGTCATCATCATGATGCACTGCATCGACGCCTGCTTCCTCGGCCTCATGCTGGGGAAGCGGCCGTTTGTGCTCGCGTCCCTGGCCATCTACAACGTCGCCGCCCTTGCGTCTGCCCGGAAGGCTTACCTGACGACGGACGAAGGCGAGGACGCCGACGGAGCGCACGTGAACGTGAACAAGTGGCACAACGCCGCCATGACGGTGTTGGCAATAGACGTCGCCAAGGTCGTTGCCACCTACGTCGTGCTCGACTTTTACCTGGGTGCGCTGTTGTTCGTGTCTCTCGGTGCCAAGGCGGTGTTCTTGCTGGACAGGGCGATTTACTTGTCGGATGAGGGTGCCTCGGGGGACGACGACAGCAATCTTGAGGGTGCTGGCCTAGCCGGGGAAGTCGCCGGAGAAACGGAAGGTTCTGACGACGATACTCAGGAGGTTGCTGATCTGGCTGGGGATGTTGCCGGAGATGCCGAAGGTTCTGACGACATTGGTGCAGAGAATTCGAGTGACATCGCTGTTTCcgaacatgaagaggaagaagactcgGCCACCGAGAAGCACTCCGATGTATCGGATTCAGAGGAGCAGCGTCGTGCAGAATCAGACTACAGCAGCAGCAGCGTGGACGACTGGACTTTCGTAGGCGCCGACCCTATGATGCCTACCAATGTTAACGGTGGCGCCAACCGGAGGTTCGGGTTTTTGCCGTAG